The Coffea arabica cultivar ET-39 chromosome 3c, Coffea Arabica ET-39 HiFi, whole genome shotgun sequence genome contains a region encoding:
- the LOC113735972 gene encoding uncharacterized protein — MFIWKGLSDAVPVKELIWRRIKVGDPTCTMCGEEVETLEHMLLKCSKVKDIWKLAPIHWDGIEHKSDKFKDWWAAVSETRSRVQGKAHIGLTTYILWQIWKSRNNKVFSNKGTDPTTVVNKACNAWCEFENAAGKARKWSIGKPVVA, encoded by the coding sequence ATGTTTATATGGAAAGGTCTCTCGGATGCAGTACCAGTCAAGGAACTGATTTGGAGAAGAATCAAAGTTGGAGACCCTACATGCACAATGTGTGGAGAAGAAGTGGAAACACTGGAACATATGTTACTTAAATGTAGCAAAGTTAAGGACATCTGGAAACTAGCTCCTATCCACTGGGATGGTATCGAACACAAGTCGGATAAATTCAAAGATTGGTGGGCAGCAGTTTCTGAAACTAGAAGTAGGGTTCAAGGGAAAGCTCATATAGGCCTCACGACATATATCTTGTGGCAGATTTGGAAAAGTAGGAACAACAAGGTTTTCAGCAACAAAGGTACGGATCCAACTACAGTTGTAAACAAAGCATGCAATGCATGGTGTGAGTTTGAAAATGCAGCAGGGAAAGCTAGGAAATGGAGCATTGGGAAACCAGTAGTAGCTTAG